A single region of the Punica granatum isolate Tunisia-2019 unplaced genomic scaffold, ASM765513v2 Contig00025, whole genome shotgun sequence genome encodes:
- the LOC116189836 gene encoding uncharacterized protein LOC116189836, with protein MEQKSDTNVSMTEGGDTVKILLKTQGQRKVCCQMNRSCQLERLFRTFCTMMDLDYRFVEFLHNGHRVFGSSSPDQLDLDEAEADEGMIEIDAFVRQMGGCPRRYEGREIADFSKNIINY; from the exons ATGGAGCAAAAATCAGACACCAACGTTAGCATGACTGAAGGAGGAGACACCGTCAAGATCCTCTTGAAAACTCAG GGTCAGCGTAAGGTATGCTGTCAAATGAATCGGAGCTGCCAACTAGAGCGGCTTTTCCGGACATTCTGTACCATGATGGACCTCGACTACCGGTTCGTCGAGTTCCTCCACAATGGACATCGTGTCTTTGGGTCCAGCTCTCCGGATCAA CTCGATCTGGACGAAGCAGAAGCTGACGAAGGTATGATCGAGATCGATGCCTTTGTGCGCCAAATGGGAGGTTGTCCCAGACGATATGAAGGCCGAGAAATCGCTGATTTCTCGAAGAATATTATTAACTACTAA